A window of Tripterygium wilfordii isolate XIE 37 chromosome 7, ASM1340144v1, whole genome shotgun sequence contains these coding sequences:
- the LOC120002040 gene encoding LRR receptor-like serine/threonine-protein kinase RPK2: protein MKCSFFLATFYVLCCSVLVSGGVVLSEKSILLGLKSSFSDRSGILSSWNSNHYCSWFGIRCDSKSRVISLNITGGGDDGSSEGNSHALPCSKLSDFPFRGFGITRRCRHGVNGKLAGKLSPLIGKLTELRVLSLPYNELSGEIPLEIWGLKKLELLDLEGNLLSGKFPKEFVGLRKLRVLNLGFNKIDGEIPVSIVSCVSLEVLNLSGNKMRGSVPGIYGSFSRLRELYLAHNELDGSIRDGLLTNCRYLQHIDLSENLFVGGIPPSLGKCLKLRSLLLFSNKLMGSIPGELGRLHKLEVLDISGNNLSGLIPAGLHRFKNLKHVSLADNNLTGVVPSSSGHLRSLEVVNLSLSSHISDCEVPHNSVNSLVRSRRLYSLSLSSSNDTASPSGGTTKAYGFTTIEIASIVSASAIVSVLLALIFLFFFSRKWFPNSRVQVCESKEISVFIDIGVPLTYDHIVHATGNFNASNCIGSGGFGSTYKAEISPGTLVAVKRLAVGRFQGVQQFDNEIKALGSVRHPNLVTLIGYHASETEMFLIYNYLPEGSLENFIRERSQRAVDWKIIHKIALDIARALAHLHDQCAPRVLHRDVKPSNILLDNDFNAYLSDFGLSRLLETSETHATTGVAGTFGYVAPEYALTCRVSEKADVYSYGVVLLELISDKKALDPSFSSHENGFNIVSWACMLLQHGQAKKAFTVGLWDAGPHEHLVEILHLAITCTADSLSGRPTMKHVVRRLERIQPDS, encoded by the coding sequence ATGAAATGCAGTTTTTTCCTTGCTACTTTCTATGTCCTGTGCTGTTCTGTTTTGGTTTCTGGGGGAGTGGTGTTATCGGAGAAGTCAATTCTCCTGGGATTGAAGAGTTCCTTTTCTGATCGTTCCGGGATTCTGTCCAGCTGGAACTCCAATCATTACTGTTCATGGTTTGGCATCAGATGCGACTCCAAATCCAGGGTCATTTCTCTCAACATAACAGGTGGTGGCGATGATGGCAGCTCTGAAGGTAACTCTCATGCTCTCCCCTGTTCCAAGttatcagattttccatttcgtGGGTTTGGAATCACGAGAAGATGTAGACATGGTGTTAATGGAAAATTAGCTGGCAAGTTGTCACCTTTGATTGGTAAACTCACTGAGCTTCGAGTTTTATCGCTTCCTTATAATGAACTTAGTGGTGAGATTCCTTTGGAAATTTGGGGTTTAAAGAAATTAGAGCTGCTTGATCTGGAAGGGAATTTACTTTCTGGAAAATTCCCAAAAGAATTTGTGGGGTTAAGAAAATTGCGGGTTCTGAATCTTGGATTCAATAAAATTGATGGGGAAATTCCTGTTTCGATTGTAAGCTGTGTAAGTCTTGAGGTATTGAATTTATCTGGTAATAAGATGAGAGGATCTGTTCCGGGGATTTATGGTAGTTTTTCAAGGTTAAGGGAACTTTATTTGGCGCATAATGAGCTAGATGGATCTATTCGAGATGGACTACTGACAAACTGCCGGTATCTTCAGCATATTGATCTGTCAGAAAATTTGTTTGTTGGTGGGATTCCTCCAAGTTTAGGGAAATGTCTGAAGTTGCGGAGTCTCTTGTTGTTCTCAAACAAGTTGATGGGTAGCATTCCTGGTGAGCTTGGACGGCTCCACAAGCTTGAAGTTCTGGATATTTCTGGAAACAACCTTAGTGGATTGATCCCTGCTGGCCTCCATCGGTTCAAGAATTTGAAACATGTCTCCTTGGCCGATAACAACCTAACTGGTGTAGTCCCTTCCAGCTCTGGACATTTGCGTTCCCTTGAAGTAGTAAACCTTTCTCTGAGTTCACACATCAGTGACTGTGAGGTTCCTCACAATAGTGTGAATTCACTAGTTCGTTCCCGACGTCTGTACTCCCTGTCTCTGTCATCTTCAAATGATACAGCTTCTCCATCAGGTGGAACAACTAAAGCTTATGGGTTCACTACTATTGAGATTGCTTCAATAGTCTCTGCATCAGCCATTGTCTCAGTCCTCCTAGCTctgatttttctcttcttcttttcaagaAAATGGTTCCCGAATTCAAGGGTTCAGGTTTGTGAATCGAAGGAAATATCTGTCTTCATCGACATTGGTGTCCCCTTAACGTATGACCATATCGTTCATGCAACAGGGAATTTCAATGCCAGCAACTGCATTGGCAGTGGAGGTTTTGGTTCCACTTATAAGGCGGAAATCTCTCCAGGAACCCTGGTAGCTGTAAAGAGGCTAGCCGTTGGAAGATTCCAAGGTGTTCAACAGTTCGATAATGAGATAAAGGCTCTTGGAAGTGTGAGGCATCCAAACCTTGTAACTTTAATAGGTTACCATGCCAGTGAAACGGAAATGTTCCTCATATATAATTATCTACCAGAAGGTAGTTTGGAAAATTTTATTCGGGAAAGATCCCAGAGAGCTGTCGATTGGAAGATAATTCACAAGATTGCTCTAGATATAGCCCGTGCTCTAGCTCACCTGCATGACCAGTGTGCTCCTCGGGTGCTACACCGTGATGTCAAGCCTAGTAATATATTGTTGGATAACGACTTCAATGCTTACTTGTCGGATTTTGGATTATCTAGGCTATTAGAAACTTCTGAAACCCATGCTACAACTGGTGTAGCAGGAACTTTTGGGTATGTAGCACCGGAGTATGCGTTGACATGTCGTGTGTCTGAGAAGGCTGATGTTTACAGCTATGGTGTGGTGCTACTTGAACTGATATCTGATAAGAAGGCCTTGGACCCTTCTTTTTCCTCGCATGAAAATGGTTTCAATATTGTTTCTTGGGCCTGCATGCTGTTGCAACACGGTCAGGCTAAGAAAGCCTTCACTGTGGGGCTATGGGATGCAGGACCCCATGAGCATCTGGTGGAAATACTGCATTTGGCAATCACCTGCACTGCTGATTCCCTCTCTGGGAGGCCTACAATGAAGCATGTTGTCCGA